From a single Pseudobutyrivibrio xylanivorans genomic region:
- a CDS encoding bifunctional 4-hydroxy-2-oxoglutarate aldolase/2-dehydro-3-deoxy-phosphogluconate aldolase: protein MYEDLKERFEKIGIIPVVVLEDAKDAHALGQALMDGGLPAAEVTFRTDAAEEVIRILSNDFPNMLVGAGTVLTTEQADRAVAAGAKFIVAPGFNPTVVKHCLEKGYPVTPGVQTPGEMEQAMELGLDFVKFFPAEPAGGLPMIKAVAAPYSKLKFMPTGGINKDNVKNYLAFNKIVACGGTWMVKGDLIASGDFSSIRALAEEAASIVHQIRG, encoded by the coding sequence ATGTATGAAGATTTGAAAGAGAGATTTGAAAAAATAGGCATTATCCCTGTGGTGGTACTTGAGGATGCAAAGGATGCCCATGCGCTTGGTCAGGCACTGATGGATGGTGGCCTTCCAGCAGCGGAGGTTACCTTCAGAACAGATGCAGCAGAGGAGGTAATCCGAATTCTTTCTAATGATTTTCCAAATATGCTTGTGGGAGCAGGTACTGTCCTTACAACAGAGCAGGCAGATAGAGCAGTTGCAGCAGGTGCAAAATTCATTGTTGCGCCAGGCTTTAACCCAACAGTTGTAAAGCATTGCTTGGAGAAAGGATATCCAGTGACACCAGGTGTTCAGACACCAGGAGAAATGGAGCAGGCTATGGAGCTTGGACTTGATTTTGTAAAGTTCTTCCCTGCTGAGCCAGCAGGTGGCCTTCCAATGATTAAGGCTGTTGCGGCACCTTATAGCAAGCTTAAGTTCATGCCAACAGGTGGCATCAACAAGGATAACGTAAAGAATTATCTGGCATTCAACAAAATCGTTGCATGTGGTGGAACATGGATGGTTAAGGGCGACCTTATTGCGTCGGGAGACTTCTCTTCCATCAGGGCACTAGCTGAAGAGGCCGCATCCATAGTACATCAAATAAGGGGATAA
- the uxuA gene encoding mannonate dehydratase translates to MQMTLRWYGKDFDTVTLEQIRQIPGVKGVITTLYDTKPGEVWTRERIKAMKAEVEAAGLKVAGIESVNVHEDIKLGKPSRDQLIDNYIETLKNLGEEDIHLVCYNFMPVFDWTRTELARKRPDGSTVLAYTQEAVDALVPEEMFNSIAGDTNGSVMPGWEPDRLAHVKELFEEYKNVTDEDLFENLKYFLERIMPVCDQYDINMAIHPDDPAWPVFGLPRIIINQENIQRMMKMVDNPHNGVTFCSGSYGTNLDNDLPAMIRSLKGRIHFAHVRNLKFNSPTDFEEAAHLSSDGSFDMYEIVKALYDIGFTGPIRPDHGRMIWGEKAMPGYGLYDRALGAAYINGLWEAIEKNETN, encoded by the coding sequence ATGCAAATGACACTGAGATGGTATGGAAAAGACTTCGATACCGTAACACTAGAGCAGATTAGACAAATCCCTGGAGTTAAGGGCGTAATCACAACGCTATACGACACCAAGCCAGGTGAAGTATGGACACGCGAAAGAATAAAGGCCATGAAGGCTGAGGTTGAAGCCGCAGGCCTTAAGGTAGCAGGTATCGAGAGCGTGAATGTTCATGAGGATATTAAGCTAGGCAAGCCAAGCCGTGATCAGCTTATTGATAATTATATTGAGACTTTGAAAAATCTTGGCGAGGAAGATATTCATCTTGTTTGCTATAACTTCATGCCAGTTTTTGACTGGACACGTACTGAACTTGCGAGAAAGCGCCCAGATGGCTCTACGGTGTTGGCCTATACTCAGGAGGCTGTTGATGCGCTTGTTCCAGAAGAGATGTTTAACTCAATCGCTGGTGATACAAATGGTTCGGTAATGCCAGGCTGGGAGCCAGACAGACTTGCTCATGTAAAGGAATTATTCGAGGAATATAAGAACGTTACTGATGAGGATTTATTTGAAAATCTCAAGTATTTCCTTGAAAGAATTATGCCTGTTTGTGACCAGTATGATATCAACATGGCTATTCATCCTGACGATCCAGCATGGCCAGTATTTGGTCTTCCAAGAATCATCATCAATCAGGAAAATATTCAGCGCATGATGAAGATGGTTGATAACCCACACAATGGTGTAACCTTCTGTTCAGGCTCTTACGGTACAAATCTCGATAATGATTTGCCAGCAATGATTAGAAGTCTTAAGGGACGAATTCATTTTGCACATGTAAGAAACCTTAAGTTTAATTCACCAACAGATTTCGAAGAGGCCGCACATCTTTCAAGTGATGGAAGCTTCGACATGTATGAGATTGTGAAGGCTCTTTATGACATCGGCTTCACAGGTCCAATCAGACCAGACCATGGTCGTATGATTTGGGGAGAGAAAGCAATGCCAGGCTATGGATTATATGACAGAGCATTGGGTGCGGCATATATCAATGGATTATGGGAGGCAATTGAGAAGAATGAAACTAACTAA
- a CDS encoding mannitol dehydrogenase family protein, producing MKLTNEGIKDRAAWEAKGYSLPKYNREEIIVNTKQNPVWIHFGAGNIFRAFQANVVEELINQGVMNTGLIVAEGYDYEIIEKYNRPCDDLSILATLKADGTVEKKVIGSIVESCILDEEDEREIERLREIFRNPSLQMVSFTITEKGYKTRAYMDKVVGLILERFKAGAFPISIVSMDNCSHNGDKLKEAVVEIAKDWYNEGKCDNDFVNYITNPSVVAFPLTMIDKITPRPDDTVKKMLIADGVEGAEPIVTSKNTYVANFVNAEETEYLVIEDLFPNGRPALEKGGVIFTDRETVDKTEKMKVCTCLNPLHTALAIFGCLLGYNTIHDEMEDEALKRLVTKLGKEEGMKVVVDPKVLSPDEFLDAVLTKRLPNPFMPDTPQRIACDTSQKLPIRFGETIKAYRSSSSLSTESLKIVPLVLAGYLRYLEGIDDNGKQFEQSPDPLLEELKGLPAKDVLKRQDVFGVDLYSDGLAKKVLAIHSEMKGVGNIRKELEAV from the coding sequence ATGAAACTAACTAATGAAGGTATTAAAGATAGAGCGGCGTGGGAAGCAAAAGGTTACTCCCTTCCAAAATACAACAGAGAAGAAATTATCGTAAATACGAAGCAGAATCCAGTGTGGATTCACTTCGGCGCAGGAAATATTTTCAGAGCCTTTCAGGCAAATGTAGTTGAAGAGCTCATTAATCAGGGCGTTATGAATACAGGTCTTATTGTTGCAGAGGGCTATGATTATGAAATCATCGAGAAGTACAACAGACCATGTGATGACCTTAGCATTCTTGCAACACTTAAGGCTGATGGAACAGTTGAGAAAAAGGTTATCGGCTCTATTGTGGAGTCCTGCATTTTAGATGAGGAAGATGAGAGGGAAATCGAAAGACTTCGTGAGATTTTCCGAAACCCATCACTTCAGATGGTATCATTCACAATTACAGAAAAGGGCTACAAGACCCGTGCCTATATGGACAAGGTGGTTGGACTTATTTTAGAGAGATTTAAGGCTGGTGCTTTCCCAATTTCCATCGTGTCTATGGACAACTGCTCACACAACGGAGACAAGCTCAAGGAAGCAGTTGTTGAGATTGCAAAGGATTGGTACAACGAAGGAAAGTGTGACAACGACTTTGTAAACTATATTACAAATCCATCAGTGGTTGCTTTCCCACTTACAATGATTGATAAAATCACACCAAGACCAGATGACACAGTTAAGAAAATGCTTATCGCTGATGGTGTTGAAGGGGCAGAACCAATTGTTACAAGCAAGAACACTTATGTTGCTAACTTCGTAAATGCGGAGGAGACAGAGTACCTGGTTATCGAAGACCTATTCCCAAATGGTCGTCCTGCACTTGAAAAGGGTGGAGTCATTTTTACTGATAGAGAGACAGTTGATAAGACTGAAAAGATGAAAGTATGTACATGTCTGAATCCACTTCACACAGCACTTGCGATCTTCGGATGTCTACTTGGTTACAACACAATCCATGATGAGATGGAGGATGAGGCATTAAAGAGACTTGTTACAAAGCTTGGTAAGGAAGAAGGCATGAAGGTTGTTGTTGATCCAAAGGTGCTTTCACCAGATGAATTTTTGGATGCAGTGCTTACAAAGCGTCTTCCAAATCCATTTATGCCAGACACTCCACAGAGAATTGCCTGTGATACTTCACAGAAGCTTCCAATTCGTTTCGGTGAGACAATCAAGGCATATAGAAGCAGTTCATCTCTCAGCACAGAGAGTCTTAAGATTGTTCCACTTGTACTTGCTGGCTACCTTAGATACCTTGAGGGAATTGATGATAATGGTAAGCAGTTTGAGCAGAGTCCTGATCCACTTCTCGAGGAGCTTAAGGGTCTTCCTGCAAAGGATGTGTTGAAGCGTCAGGATGTGTTTGGCGTTGACCTTTATTCTGATGGGCTTGCTAAAAAGGTTCTTGCAATTCACTCTGAAATGAAGGGCGTTGGCAACATCAGAAAGGAATTAGAGGCAGTTTAA
- the uxaC gene encoding glucuronate isomerase has protein sequence MAKFMDEDFLLSNDIAKELFAAVKDEPIIDFHNHLNPREIYEDRCFDNMAEVWLGGDHYKWRAMRANGISEKLITGDGAPFDKFLAWADTVQNLIGNPLYHWTHLELQRYFGITKPLSPETAEEIWNECNAKLKTKEFSVRNLLRMQNVSVLCTTDDPADDLEWHRKIREDGFEIKVCPSFRPEKAIGIEKDGFVDYINNLSLVVEFRIDDTESLLKALELRLEYFIENGCRVSDHSLESLFFVPTNKKEVDEILKIRMAGVKLSEEQEGKFRGYMLTELGRLYAKHDIVMQLHIGAIRNNSERFFRMLGPDTGFDALNDFNYAPQLAALLSAMDLKDELPKTILYCLNPKDTEMLAAMAGTFCSNENGIKGKVQLGAAWWFCDHKNGMERQIEAMSDSGLISTSVGMLTDSRSFLSFPRHELYRRILCNKIGSWVENGEYPKDDAYLRAMVKRICGTNAVDYFKF, from the coding sequence ATGGCAAAATTTATGGATGAAGATTTCCTCCTTTCGAACGATATTGCAAAGGAACTCTTTGCAGCAGTTAAGGACGAACCAATTATAGATTTTCATAATCATTTGAATCCTCGTGAGATATATGAGGATAGATGTTTTGACAATATGGCTGAGGTTTGGCTCGGTGGTGACCATTATAAATGGCGCGCCATGCGAGCAAATGGAATCTCAGAAAAGCTAATCACTGGAGACGGGGCTCCTTTTGATAAATTTCTTGCATGGGCAGATACTGTGCAAAACCTTATAGGCAATCCTTTATATCACTGGACTCACCTTGAGCTTCAGCGTTACTTTGGAATCACAAAGCCTCTTTCACCTGAAACGGCTGAAGAGATTTGGAATGAATGTAATGCCAAGCTTAAAACAAAAGAGTTCTCAGTGAGAAACCTCCTTAGAATGCAGAATGTATCTGTCCTATGCACCACTGACGACCCAGCCGACGACCTTGAGTGGCACAGAAAAATCAGGGAAGACGGCTTTGAAATAAAGGTGTGCCCATCCTTTAGACCAGAAAAGGCAATTGGAATTGAGAAGGATGGATTTGTAGATTATATCAATAATCTCAGCCTTGTGGTTGAATTTAGAATAGATGATACAGAATCTTTGTTAAAAGCTCTTGAACTTCGCTTAGAGTACTTTATTGAAAATGGTTGCAGAGTTTCTGACCACAGCTTGGAGAGCCTGTTCTTTGTTCCAACAAACAAAAAAGAGGTTGATGAAATCCTGAAAATCAGAATGGCGGGAGTAAAGCTTTCAGAGGAGCAGGAAGGTAAGTTCCGTGGCTACATGCTTACAGAACTTGGTCGCTTGTATGCAAAGCACGATATCGTGATGCAGCTTCACATAGGAGCAATCAGAAATAATTCTGAGCGTTTCTTTAGAATGCTAGGACCTGACACTGGCTTTGATGCACTTAATGATTTTAATTATGCACCACAGCTTGCCGCACTTCTTTCAGCTATGGATTTGAAGGACGAGCTGCCTAAGACAATTCTATACTGCTTGAATCCTAAGGACACAGAGATGCTTGCAGCAATGGCTGGAACCTTCTGTAGTAATGAAAATGGAATCAAGGGTAAGGTGCAGCTGGGAGCAGCCTGGTGGTTCTGCGACCACAAGAATGGAATGGAGCGTCAGATTGAGGCTATGTCAGACTCAGGGCTTATTTCAACAAGCGTAGGAATGCTCACAGACTCACGCAGCTTCCTATCCTTCCCACGCCACGAGCTCTACCGTCGCATCCTTTGCAACAAAATCGGTTCGTGGGTTGAGAACGGAGAGTATCCGAAGGATGATGCGTACTTACGTGCCATGGTGAAGCGTATATGCGGAACTAATGCCGTAGATTATTTTAAATTTTAG
- a CDS encoding sugar kinase gives MNLELRPKEECKYDAVSLGEVMLRFDPGEGRIRTAREFKVWEGGGEYNVIRGLRRCFGMDTAVITAFADNEVGHLVEDFILQGGVDTKLINWKKTDGIGRECRNGLNFVERGFGIRGALSCSDRANTAISQATAEDFDFDYIFGELGVRWFHTGGIYAALSEQSAETVVKAIKSAKKYGTIVSYDLNYRASMWSAIGGQKKAQEVNKEIAKYVDVMIGNEEDFTACLGFEIEGNDANLKELNLDGYKKMIDEAAKVYPNFKVVATTLRTVKTATVNDWSALCWADGQIFKAKDYKGLEILDRVGGGDSFASGLVYGLMTTGDASKAVEYGTAHGALAMTTPGDTTMATCSEVEAIMGGAGARVKR, from the coding sequence ATGAACTTGGAATTGAGACCAAAAGAAGAATGTAAATATGATGCAGTTTCGTTGGGAGAGGTTATGCTTCGCTTCGACCCAGGTGAAGGCCGCATCCGCACAGCCCGCGAGTTTAAGGTATGGGAAGGCGGCGGAGAGTATAACGTCATCCGTGGACTCAGAAGATGCTTCGGCATGGACACAGCGGTAATCACTGCTTTTGCAGATAATGAAGTAGGACATCTTGTGGAGGATTTCATCCTTCAGGGTGGTGTAGATACAAAGCTTATTAACTGGAAGAAAACAGATGGTATTGGCCGTGAGTGCAGAAACGGATTGAACTTTGTAGAAAGAGGTTTTGGTATTCGTGGAGCTCTTTCTTGCTCAGACAGAGCCAACACTGCAATCTCTCAGGCAACAGCAGAAGACTTTGATTTTGACTATATCTTTGGAGAGCTTGGAGTAAGATGGTTCCACACAGGTGGAATTTATGCAGCACTTTCTGAGCAATCAGCTGAGACAGTTGTGAAGGCTATCAAGTCGGCAAAGAAGTATGGCACAATTGTTTCTTATGATTTGAACTATAGAGCTTCAATGTGGTCAGCAATCGGTGGACAGAAGAAGGCTCAGGAGGTCAACAAGGAAATCGCAAAATATGTTGATGTAATGATTGGAAATGAGGAAGATTTCACAGCATGCCTTGGCTTTGAAATTGAAGGCAATGACGCAAACCTTAAGGAATTAAATCTTGATGGCTACAAGAAGATGATTGATGAGGCCGCAAAGGTTTATCCAAACTTCAAGGTTGTTGCTACCACACTTCGTACAGTAAAGACTGCCACAGTCAATGACTGGTCAGCCCTCTGCTGGGCAGATGGACAGATTTTCAAGGCAAAGGATTACAAGGGCCTTGAAATCCTTGATAGAGTTGGTGGAGGCGATTCCTTCGCATCAGGCCTTGTATACGGTCTTATGACTACAGGAGACGCTTCAAAGGCTGTAGAGTATGGCACTGCTCATGGTGCACTTGCTATGACAACCCCAGGTGACACCACAATGGCTACCTGCTCTGAGGTTGAAGCCATCATGGGTGGCGCAGGCGCCCGCGTAAAGCGATAA
- a CDS encoding AraC family transcriptional regulator — protein MKKNLKTEFTTRQYMLSQDFEVYYYSDRVLPNVTAHTHDYFEFFFFIEGNIIMYMDGKQFVPTPGTLIVIPPNLPHYARLIDGDVPYRRFVFWITEEYLGNIAGSSEDYLYLTNRTKSTGNFSIYKFNEIAFNTIQGKVFTLIDEIHSKRFGRDAKILLCVSDFILTINRMVYEMQNPDIVNTDSDNLYQSIIQYIETHIDEDLSLDLLAEKFHVSKFHISHIFTDTNGLPLHKYITKKRLDMCRDAILSGQDISLVSETYGFSDYSVFYRAFVKEYGKSPKKYRDEIIRNN, from the coding sequence ATGAAAAAGAATCTAAAAACGGAATTTACCACAAGACAATACATGCTCTCCCAGGACTTCGAGGTGTATTATTACAGCGACAGGGTATTGCCAAACGTTACTGCTCACACCCATGATTACTTCGAGTTTTTCTTCTTCATCGAGGGCAATATTATTATGTACATGGATGGGAAGCAGTTTGTGCCAACGCCAGGTACTCTTATTGTGATACCGCCAAATCTTCCACACTACGCCAGATTGATTGATGGTGATGTGCCATATCGCAGATTTGTATTTTGGATTACTGAAGAATATCTTGGAAATATTGCAGGTTCCTCCGAGGATTATCTGTACCTCACCAACAGGACAAAATCCACCGGCAATTTTTCCATTTACAAATTCAACGAGATTGCCTTCAACACCATTCAGGGAAAGGTGTTTACTTTGATCGATGAGATTCATTCCAAGAGATTTGGAAGAGATGCAAAGATTCTACTTTGCGTCAGTGATTTTATTCTTACCATTAACCGCATGGTTTACGAAATGCAGAATCCAGATATCGTAAATACGGATTCAGATAATTTGTACCAAAGTATCATTCAGTACATCGAAACACATATTGATGAGGATTTATCCCTTGATCTTTTGGCTGAGAAATTTCATGTTAGCAAATTCCATATTTCTCACATATTTACAGATACCAACGGATTGCCTCTACACAAATATATTACAAAAAAGCGCCTCGACATGTGTCGAGACGCCATTCTAAGCGGCCAAGATATTTCTCTTGTTTCAGAAACCTACGGCTTCTCAGATTACTCTGTGTTCTACCGCGCATTCGTGAAGGAGTACGGCAAAAGCCCTAAGAAATATCGTGATGAAATTATTAGAAACAATTAA
- a CDS encoding beta-galactosidase gives MEHKLNFTRARQQEIHRLSEKFFGVNPAGKELGFTNYYMTVDGKPFFGISGECHFSRVSENQWEDTILKMKAGGINVISTYIFWNHHEEIEGKFRFDGQRNLRKFVELCRKYGMYVIIRIGPFDHGEMRNGGLPDWLYGKPFEVRSVNEGFLHHVRLLYHAISEQVSGLLYKDGGPIIGAQLDNEYMHSAAPWEMTTGVSNEWTNGGADGEDYMLELKKIAIEEGIITPFYTCTGWGGAATPTKEMLPLWGGYAFWPWMFYGNPEYQHPATPEFIYRDNHNNEVPATYNFEPTYKPEDMPYACCEMGGGMINFYNYRFQIPYESVDAMANIKIGSGCNFLGYYMYRGGSNPKGEHGNYLNEHQCPKISYEYQSPLGEFGQIHPSYHRLRRMHIFARHFGSKLSEMVTMLADDNTNLYPAEGETLRYAARTDGSEGFLFINNYQDHATLSDKSKERIAVAVADKEIVINDLGIASGENAILPINMDFDGLLLSYATAQLLSRVEANNVITYYFFQVLGMKPVYAFAGEEIIEAKCGKESGFSKQAGDKEVHFVTLSSEESLDFYEFDSETGTKIVFSKEPVIFDGSSFRVEKTDLNRRNIEAIQCGPSRYTLTVPKLNVSAKDTLLKIDYSGDIGSLFNSKGELLADNFSNEATWEIGLNEIGVKAGEVLTLLITPRKDDVVVDVSSTMAGRLEKANGLHFELRDIYVVETIEEELNCF, from the coding sequence ATGGAACACAAATTAAATTTTACTAGAGCAAGACAACAGGAAATCCATAGGCTTTCAGAAAAGTTTTTTGGCGTGAACCCAGCTGGAAAGGAGCTGGGTTTCACCAATTACTATATGACTGTAGACGGTAAGCCATTCTTTGGAATCAGCGGCGAGTGTCATTTCTCACGAGTGTCAGAAAATCAGTGGGAAGATACAATCTTAAAGATGAAGGCTGGTGGAATTAATGTAATCTCTACCTATATTTTCTGGAATCATCACGAGGAAATAGAGGGGAAGTTTAGATTCGATGGACAGCGTAATCTTAGAAAATTTGTGGAGCTGTGCAGGAAGTATGGAATGTATGTAATAATCCGCATAGGGCCTTTTGATCATGGCGAGATGAGAAATGGTGGTCTGCCTGATTGGCTCTATGGAAAGCCTTTTGAGGTTAGAAGTGTAAATGAGGGCTTCCTCCATCATGTGCGTCTGCTTTATCACGCAATCAGTGAGCAGGTTTCAGGTCTTTTGTATAAAGATGGAGGACCAATCATTGGAGCTCAGCTTGATAATGAGTACATGCACTCAGCTGCACCTTGGGAAATGACAACTGGAGTTTCAAATGAGTGGACCAACGGCGGTGCAGATGGTGAAGACTATATGCTTGAATTGAAAAAGATTGCAATAGAGGAAGGAATCATCACACCTTTCTATACTTGCACGGGATGGGGTGGTGCTGCTACACCAACCAAGGAAATGCTACCACTTTGGGGCGGTTATGCTTTTTGGCCATGGATGTTCTATGGAAATCCAGAGTATCAGCATCCTGCAACGCCTGAGTTTATTTATAGGGATAATCATAATAATGAGGTACCAGCTACCTATAATTTTGAGCCAACCTATAAGCCTGAGGACATGCCTTATGCCTGTTGTGAAATGGGAGGTGGAATGATTAATTTCTATAATTATCGTTTCCAGATACCATATGAATCAGTGGATGCAATGGCGAATATCAAAATCGGCAGCGGTTGCAACTTCTTAGGCTATTATATGTATCGCGGAGGAAGTAATCCAAAAGGAGAGCATGGCAATTATCTGAACGAGCATCAGTGTCCAAAGATTTCCTATGAGTACCAATCTCCTCTTGGTGAGTTTGGACAGATTCATCCAAGCTATCACAGGCTCAGAAGAATGCATATTTTTGCAAGGCACTTTGGAAGTAAGCTTTCAGAAATGGTGACAATGCTTGCTGATGATAATACAAATCTTTATCCAGCAGAAGGTGAAACTTTAAGATATGCAGCAAGAACAGATGGCAGTGAGGGATTTTTGTTTATAAACAATTATCAGGATCATGCAACCCTAAGTGATAAATCCAAGGAGAGAATAGCGGTTGCTGTGGCAGATAAGGAAATCGTAATCAATGATTTAGGCATAGCCTCAGGCGAAAATGCAATTTTGCCTATTAACATGGATTTCGATGGTCTGCTTTTGAGCTACGCTACAGCACAACTGCTTTCAAGGGTGGAAGCTAATAACGTAATTACGTATTACTTCTTCCAAGTTCTAGGAATGAAACCAGTGTATGCTTTTGCAGGTGAGGAAATAATCGAAGCAAAATGTGGAAAAGAAAGTGGATTTTCAAAGCAGGCTGGTGATAAAGAAGTTCACTTCGTAACATTGTCTTCGGAGGAAAGCTTAGACTTTTATGAGTTTGATAGCGAGACTGGAACCAAGATTGTTTTTTCGAAGGAACCGGTGATTTTCGATGGAAGCAGCTTTAGAGTTGAAAAAACAGATTTGAACCGAAGAAATATTGAAGCTATTCAGTGTGGCCCTTCCCGATATACACTCACTGTGCCAAAGTTGAACGTTAGCGCGAAGGACACTCTACTTAAGATTGATTATAGTGGAGATATAGGTTCATTGTTTAATTCAAAGGGTGAGCTTCTTGCTGACAATTTCTCAAACGAAGCCACCTGGGAAATCGGACTTAACGAAATAGGTGTCAAAGCAGGTGAAGTCCTAACACTGCTTATCACTCCTAGAAAGGATGACGTGGTAGTTGATGTTTCATCAACAATGGCAGGGCGTTTGGAAAAAGCAAACGGACTTCACTTTGAGCTTAGAGACATATATGTAGTGGAAACAATCGAAGAGGAGCTTAATTGTTTCTAA